A genomic window from Pyricularia oryzae 70-15 chromosome 7, whole genome shotgun sequence includes:
- a CDS encoding short-chain dehydrogenase, translating into MASKVVIITGASRGIGLAVAQHLLQANHKVVLVARTEDKILKLKEQYPNQVAFCKVDLGTKEPSTSVITESAIKTFGQLDGLVLNHGTLEPLGRLENAKIDEWIQAYNTNLFSCLSLIKDAIPHLRKTKGRIVFTSSGAALKVTLHGALEEPDVVSVSVGPGRVDTDMQKLIRETGKGVMADKDYAGFQTAFEEGRLNKPEWPAQVMAQLVLEAKPELSGKYATWDSETFAPYRE; encoded by the exons ATGGCATCAAAAGTTGTCATTATTACCGGTGCTAGCCGGGGCATTGGattggcagtcgcccagcATCTCCTACAGGCCAACCACAAAGTAGTTTTGGTTGCAAGAACCGAGGACAAGATTTTGAAGCTCAAAGAGCAATATCCCAACCAGGTCGCCTTTTGTAAAGTAGATCTGGGAACAAAAGAG CCTTCAACCTCCGTCATCACTGAATCTGCAATCAAGACATTTGGACAGCTCGATGGACTTGTATTGAACCATGGTACCTTGGAGCCTCTAGGCCGCCTTGAAAACGCAAAAATCGACGAATGGATCCAGGCATACAACACTAATCTGTTCAGTTGCCTATCCCTG ATCAAGGATGCCATCCCCCATCTCCGCAAGACAAAGGGCCGGATTGTCTTCACTTCATCGGGGGCTGCCCTGAAAGTTACTCTTCATGGGGCGC TTGAGGAGCCAGATGTTGTCTCCGTTTCAGTGGGACCTGGTCGCGTCGACACCGACATGCAGAAGCTCATTCGAGAGACCGGAAAGGGTGTCATGGCAGACAAGGACTATGCCGGCTTTCAAACAGCGTTTGAAGAGGGCCGTCTGAACAAGCCTGAGTGGCCAGCACAGGTCATGGCCCAGCTTGTCTTGGAGGCAAAGCCTGAACTAAGCGGAAAATACGCTAC GTGGGATTCCGAGACTTTCGCGCCGTACCGAGAGTAG
- a CDS encoding FAD dependent oxidoreductase superfamily protein, with the protein MSTVIVGSGIIGVATAFYLSKSEAPSSIHLVDNSDVLFSSASGFTGGFLAKDWFNGAMLRLAQLSFQEHQRLAREQGGPEKWGYRTGTAFSYIPAPETADAAKTISGDWLRQGTSRSEEAANSEEPAQVEEQAPAWLRRYKGDRIDCLSVDTVAQVDPAALCRFLLSQCIDAGVHLHQPATVLSVHADNRGELASVRIADTKSSLETDIPCTRVVVTAGAWSPQVFKTLFPDSPVERLPIFSLAGYSLLLKTPHWKANTVDTGFQRSRAVYSARMSGMAPEMFSWGDGTVYIAGLNDAAMPLPKVATEAKKQIQPESVERLKDTARKLVEGELEFTREALCFRPVTDIGTPIISRVPDEMLGNGVTTRGGGQGGVFLVAGHGPWGINLSLGTGKVAAEMVMGRGSSIGDVDFFALSRFV; encoded by the exons ATGTCGACCGTCATAGTAGGTTCAGGGATCATTGGCGTGGCCACCGCGTTTTATCTATCCAAGTCAGAAGCTCCCAGCTCGATTCATCTGGTAGATAATTCCGATGTGCTCTTCTCGTCGGCATCGGGATTCACCGGAGGCTTCTTGGCCAAAGACTGGTTCAATGGCGCGATGCTCCGTCTGGCCCAGCTGAGCTTCCAGGAGCATCAAAGGCTAGCCCGCGAGCAAGGAGGACCCGAGAAATGGGGATACCGGACCGGAACTGCCTTTTCGTATATCCCGGCCCCAGAAACGGCAGACGCCGCCAAGACCATTTCTGGCGACTGGCTACGACAGGGAACCAGTCGGTCCGAGGAGGCAGCAAACTCGGAAGAGCCTGCCCAGGTTGAGGAGCAAGCGCCGGCTTGGCTACGGAGATACAAGGGCGACAGGATCGACTGTCTCAGCGTGGACACAGTTGCTCAGGT CGATCCTGCGGCACTCTGTCGCTTTCTACTGAGCCAATGTATTGATGCTGGCGTCCACCTACACCAGCCAGCCACTGTGCTATCGGTACATGCAGACAACCGTGGCGAGCTGGCCAGCGTACGGATAGCCGATACCAAGTCGTCGTTGGAGACGGATATTCCGTGCACGAGGGTGGTTGTCACGGCCGGCGCATGGTCTCCTCAAGTCTTCAAGACACTCTTCCCCGACTCACCGGTTGAGCGTCTCCCGATCTTTAGTCTTGCTGGATACTCACTATTGCTGAAAACTCCTCACTGGAAGGCCAACACTGTAGACACTGGGTTTCAACGATCGCGTGCAGTGTACTCGGCGCGGATGAGCGGTATGGCACCCGAGATGTTCTCATGGGGTGATGGGACCGTCTACATTGCCGGGCTGAATGACGCGGCCATGCCACTCCCGAAAGTTGCGACCGAGGCCAAGAAACAAATCCAGCCAGAGTCGGTGGAGAGGCTAAAGGATACTGCGAGGAAGTTGGTAGAGGGCGAGCTCGAGTTCACGCGGGAAGCTCTGTGCTTCCGGCCGGTCACGGACATTGGAACTCCTATCATCTCGAGGGTGCCGGACGAAATGCTTGGTAATGGCGTCACTACGAGGGGCGGAGGCCAAGGCGGCGTCTTTCTTGTTGCTGGACATGGGCCGTGGGGGATCAATCTGAGCCTGGGGACGGGGAAAGTAGCCGCCGAGATGGTAATGGGCAGGGGAAGCAGCATTGGAGACGTGGATTTCTTTGCTCTGTCTAGGTTCGTCTAA
- a CDS encoding para-nitrobenzyl esterase encodes MKATLFYLAVSCQLTGALAGPIETPYMPVTLADYGTFSGLVVTETFTGKSLPSPVDAWLGMDYATQPVGDNRFRAVGWPAPFDGIKPAIEFKKACPQAVTEVLPNKDQAEDCLQFNVWRTPGVPLDEKLPVMIWFMGGAFNRGNQKLFDGGSFVANSPKPMVFVSFHHRIGALGFPTSDLFERHDGLNLGVRDSRLLLEFVQKHISSFGGDPDTVTIGGLSAGAHGVGIQHIGNNSDSAVKPLFARVYYESGSSTARAFPGVDYPMYQKQFSEFLELTGCNSAGDDDEATIACLRAIPWDALRDASVGIFNRYDKAVTWPWQPVQGGPLFAKSGSQSMIDGTFYHVPVISSSTTDEARRYIPGNLETDEEFLDFMHNISPALTEDDMELMAKLYPDPATDPNSPYKNSINSTQFSRLSDAWSDYAYICPSQENSYRSAAAGLPVWKSRWNAGDNLPAWRGIQHATDMSYIWAEPTVEFPELGKAQHAYIASFALTGDPNTYRLAGSPEWPKYKPEGYGIESAAPDQLVMNPGGPEIEKDDARREACLFWRDPERAPRLNK; translated from the exons ATGAAGGCAACCCTCTTCTACCTCGCCGTGAGCTGCCAGCTCACCGGCGCCCTCGCGGGCCCCATCGAGACTCCGTACATGCCGGTGACCCTGGCCGACTATGGCACCTTTTCGGGGCTCGTCGTGACCGAAACCTTTACGGGCAAGTCGCTCCCGTCGCCGGTGGACGCCTGGCTCGGCATGGACTACGCGACGCAGCCGGTTGGCGACAACCGCTTCCGCGCCGTCGGCTGGCCGGCCCCCTTTGATGGGATCAAGCCCGCCATCGAGTTCAAAAAGGCTTGCCCACAGGCCGTCACCGAGGTCCTGCCCAATAAGGACCAAGCCGAAGACTGCCTGCAGTTTAACGTCTGGCGGACCCCAGGTGTTCCTTTGGACGAGAAGCTCCCCGTCATGATCTGGTTCATGGGGGGAGCATTCAACCGCGGCAACCAGAAGCTTTTCGACGGCGGGAGCTTCGTTGCCAACTCGCCCAAGCCCATGGTTTTTGTGTCGTTCCATCATCGCATCGGCGCTCTGGGGTTCCCGACCAGCGACCTTTTCGAAAGGCATGACGGCCTCAACCTGGGAGTCAGAGATTCGAGGCTGCTGCTCGAGTTTGTGCAGAAGCACATATCCAGCTTCGGAGGTGACCCTGATACCGTCACAATTGGTGGACTGAGTGCTGGTGCTCATGGTGTCG GAATCCAACATATCGGTAACAACAGCGACTCGGCAGTAAAGCCCCTGTTCGCGCGCGTGTACTACGAGTCCGGCTCTTCGACCGCTCGCGCCTTCCCCGGTGTTGACTATCCCATGTATCAGAAGCAGTTCAGCGAGTTCCTGGAGCTTACTGGTTGCAACAGCGCTGGAGACGATGACGAGGCCACAATCGCCTGCCTACGTGCAATCCCCTGGGACGCCCTTCGCGATGCCTCGGTGGGCATCTTTAACCGGTACGACAAGGCCGTCACGTGGCCGTGGCAACCGGTTCAAGGAGGTCCTCTATTTGCCAAATCAGGCTCTCAGTCCATGATCGACGGTACCTTTTACCACGTGCCAGTCATCTCCTCCTCCACGACGGATGAGGCCAGACGGTACATCCCGGGCAACCTGGAAACCGACGAGGAGTTCCTGGACTTTATGCACAACATCTCACCGGCCTTGACGGAGGACGACATGGAGCTCATGGCCAAACTGTACCCAGACCCAGCCACGGATCCAAACTCTCCGTACAAAAACAGCATAAACAGCACGCAGTTCAGCCGCCTGTCGGACGCGTGGAGCGACTACGCCTACATCTGCCCGTCGCAGGAGAACTCGTACCGCAGCGCCGCGGCCGGTCTCCCGGTCTGGAAGTCGCGCTGGAACGCGGGCGACAACCTCCCGGCCTGGAGGGGCATCCAGCACGCCACGGACATGAGCTACATCTGGGCCGAGCCCACGGTGGAGTTCCCCGAGCTGGGCAAGGCGCAGCACGCGTACATTGCGAGCTTTGCGCTGACCGGCGACCCAAACACCTACCGTCTCGCCGGGTCGCCCGAGTGGCCAAAGTACAAGCCCGAGGGCTACGGCATCGAGAGCGCGGCGCCGGACCAGCTGGTCATGAACCCCGGTGGGCCCGAGATCGAAAAGGATGACGCCAGGCGCGAGGCTTGTCTGTTCTGGCGGGACCCCGAGAGGGCTCCGAGGCTGAACAAATGA
- a CDS encoding negative cofactor 2 complex subunit beta, which produces MSDNEFGANDDLSLPKATVQKIVSEILPQSDGITYSKEARDLLIECCVEFITLISSEANEISDKEAKKTIACDHITKALEVLGFSEYVPAVLEAAAEHKEVQKGREKKANKFEQSGLSLEELERIQAEEFAKAASRHH; this is translated from the exons ATGTCTGACAACGAGTTTGGCG CGAATGACGATTTGTCGCTCCCAAAAG CGACGGTCCAAAAAATCGTTAGCGAGATTCTGCCCCAGAGCGACGGCATTACCTATTCCAAAGAGGCCAGGGATCTTCTGATAGAATGCTGTGTAGAGTTTATTACACTCATCTCGTCTGAGGCAAACGAGATATCGGATaaggaggccaagaagacaaTTGCATGTGACCACATCACCAAAGCGCTCGAGGTCCTGGGTTTCTCCGAGTATGTGCCGGCAGTGCTCGAGGCAGCGGCAGAGCACAAAGAAGTCCAAAAG GGACGCGAGAAGAAGGCCAACAAGTTCGAGCAAAGTGGACTTAGTCTTGAGGAGCTGGAGCGGATTCAGGCAGAGGAGTTCGCCAAGGCTGCATCGAGGCATCATTAA